One genomic window of Halovivax cerinus includes the following:
- a CDS encoding bifunctional DNA primase/polymerase, translated as MTVPPARQCTLPHCEREAVDPTQRVSLCDSHQDAVASDEPITSSEKSTDSDAAPETSPDTDTSLGEPVDTVPAPLDELGEAFIPFDPGEKGARRPRTPENLLSPADPVLEAYLDVGHNYGVVTRGDLAVVDADEPDRLDGLLDALPETAWQVSGSRTSEHWFIYVPGLDEDIPLIDPETEDELGHVKGAEQSYVVGPGSLHPSGNRYGPLQGDTIAPVDEDELRELIEPYRPATPAKRDRDTVDWDALDGDGGDGTDLSVHDVVSRRRYPEGERCEHPLHGSDTGANFMVDEGGDTWRCWRHDCTGNALHLVGVEQGVISCGDWNHTGLETDTWREIFEAAREAGYDLPDYERPDGDDVEHTAVMLGSPRRRAAVNGWDWTADDRDGLTLDEVRDRTVDAIVDAIEGRTDTLLEALPGSGKTTGALIATEQTGEKATIAVPRGNNEMYGAVKTEAEQRGLSAKVLPRVFGDDDGNGGCPTATGEHGESWKNSFERWYFGGNATGQEIHSYAAENGIELPCQEDGECPHTAAWRFDPDDYDVLVGHYNHLHNDSVTKGRVTFVDEYPDDYEQAITDPAQSVSHFLASTDELPFDDYTDLLERRTEPEPRADALAWFTDNLGRDGRQAFDDDGDALAPLATFTILAGESLGNEFERARFPAACDDAHLGLFDREDGVVHLLMPPTTPYARNVIALDGTPTPRLWDITLGRRLEHTEVLSDEEKTRYVTEALGVNVVRTTDAVKSYATNEENIEQRVTVDEDRTLFEAIANEHGERPELLTTKRAKDVYDEAGALDDVAGVRWHGDVHGSNELADCRLGVVAGARNFGPKWVKRWGAYLGETVEPRYPGEDIPLEAGVTTDYGETGNDLAEHMTVAQTTQAIFRFGRDGNGAVVYVHTNTLPDWMPASDDARVVRTRADGEREVIAAAQALGREFTTADVAAEVSISERQVRTHLHRLADRDALDVEIEGCGFVWRDDGLHRLNEHGEVELEPVDLDELTDEESAEVARMEYYWWNFRTSGLSLSVRGPGAAASGSTADYLTGNGGDPPPHDAD; from the coding sequence GTGACCGTCCCGCCGGCCCGTCAGTGCACCCTCCCGCACTGCGAGCGCGAGGCGGTCGATCCCACGCAACGCGTCTCCCTCTGCGATTCTCACCAAGACGCGGTCGCCAGCGATGAACCTATCACGTCGTCCGAGAAGTCGACCGATTCGGACGCCGCTCCGGAAACCTCTCCAGATACAGATACATCACTCGGCGAACCAGTCGATACCGTCCCGGCACCGCTCGACGAACTGGGCGAGGCGTTCATCCCGTTCGACCCCGGCGAGAAGGGCGCTCGTCGCCCCCGGACGCCGGAGAACCTGCTCAGCCCCGCCGACCCCGTCCTCGAGGCGTACCTCGACGTCGGACACAACTACGGCGTCGTCACGCGCGGCGACCTGGCCGTCGTCGACGCGGACGAACCCGATCGACTCGACGGTCTCCTCGACGCGCTCCCCGAGACGGCCTGGCAGGTCTCCGGATCGCGAACGAGCGAGCACTGGTTCATCTACGTCCCCGGGCTCGACGAGGACATCCCGCTGATCGACCCCGAGACGGAGGACGAACTCGGCCACGTCAAAGGGGCCGAACAGTCCTACGTCGTCGGACCGGGATCGCTCCACCCGTCGGGCAACCGGTACGGCCCGCTCCAGGGCGACACGATTGCACCCGTCGACGAGGACGAGCTCCGCGAACTGATCGAGCCCTACCGACCGGCGACCCCCGCGAAGCGAGACCGGGATACGGTCGACTGGGACGCCCTCGACGGTGACGGTGGCGACGGGACCGACCTCTCGGTCCACGACGTCGTCTCACGTCGACGCTACCCCGAGGGTGAGCGGTGCGAACACCCGCTTCACGGGTCCGATACCGGCGCGAACTTCATGGTCGACGAGGGTGGCGACACCTGGCGCTGCTGGCGTCACGACTGCACCGGGAACGCGCTCCACCTCGTCGGCGTCGAGCAGGGCGTCATCAGCTGCGGCGACTGGAATCACACCGGGCTCGAGACGGACACCTGGCGCGAGATTTTCGAGGCGGCCCGCGAAGCCGGGTACGACCTCCCCGACTACGAACGCCCCGACGGTGACGACGTCGAGCACACGGCCGTCATGCTCGGGTCGCCCCGCCGCCGCGCCGCGGTGAACGGGTGGGATTGGACTGCCGACGATCGCGACGGACTCACGCTCGACGAGGTACGCGACCGGACCGTCGACGCGATCGTCGACGCGATCGAGGGGCGGACCGATACGCTCCTCGAGGCACTCCCGGGCAGCGGGAAAACGACCGGCGCGCTCATCGCGACCGAACAGACCGGCGAGAAGGCGACGATCGCCGTCCCGCGAGGGAACAACGAGATGTACGGCGCCGTGAAGACGGAAGCCGAGCAGCGAGGCCTCAGCGCGAAGGTACTCCCTCGCGTGTTCGGTGACGACGACGGAAACGGCGGGTGTCCGACCGCAACAGGTGAGCACGGAGAGAGCTGGAAGAACTCCTTCGAGCGGTGGTACTTCGGCGGGAACGCAACCGGTCAGGAGATTCACTCCTACGCCGCCGAGAACGGTATCGAGCTCCCGTGTCAGGAGGACGGCGAGTGCCCACACACCGCTGCCTGGCGGTTCGATCCCGACGACTACGACGTCCTCGTCGGCCACTACAACCACCTCCACAACGACAGCGTCACGAAAGGCCGCGTCACGTTCGTCGACGAGTACCCTGACGACTACGAACAGGCGATAACCGATCCCGCACAGTCGGTCAGTCACTTCCTCGCGTCGACGGACGAGCTCCCGTTCGACGACTACACCGACCTGCTCGAGCGCCGCACCGAGCCCGAGCCGCGCGCTGATGCGCTTGCCTGGTTCACCGACAACCTTGGTCGCGACGGCCGCCAGGCGTTCGACGACGATGGGGACGCACTCGCCCCGCTGGCGACGTTCACCATCCTCGCCGGCGAGTCACTCGGGAACGAGTTCGAACGCGCTCGCTTCCCCGCGGCGTGCGACGACGCCCACCTCGGGCTGTTCGACCGCGAGGACGGCGTCGTTCACCTGCTCATGCCGCCAACGACCCCCTACGCGCGGAACGTGATCGCACTCGACGGGACGCCGACCCCGCGGCTGTGGGACATCACCCTCGGGCGTCGACTCGAGCACACGGAGGTCCTCAGCGACGAGGAGAAGACCCGATACGTCACCGAAGCCCTCGGGGTGAACGTCGTCAGAACGACGGACGCCGTCAAGTCCTACGCGACGAACGAGGAAAACATCGAGCAGCGCGTCACCGTCGACGAGGACCGGACCCTCTTCGAGGCGATCGCGAACGAGCACGGCGAGAGGCCGGAGCTGCTCACCACCAAGCGTGCGAAGGACGTCTACGACGAGGCGGGTGCGCTCGACGACGTCGCAGGTGTCCGATGGCACGGCGACGTCCACGGTTCGAACGAACTTGCTGACTGTCGCCTCGGCGTCGTCGCCGGCGCCCGCAACTTCGGCCCGAAGTGGGTCAAGCGGTGGGGCGCATACCTCGGGGAGACTGTCGAGCCTCGGTACCCCGGCGAAGACATCCCGCTCGAGGCCGGCGTCACTACCGACTACGGCGAGACTGGCAACGATCTCGCCGAGCACATGACCGTCGCACAGACGACCCAGGCGATCTTCCGGTTCGGGCGCGACGGCAACGGCGCCGTCGTCTACGTCCACACGAACACGCTCCCCGACTGGATGCCCGCGAGTGACGACGCTCGCGTCGTTCGAACCCGGGCGGACGGTGAGCGTGAAGTGATCGCCGCCGCCCAGGCCCTCGGGCGGGAGTTCACCACGGCCGACGTCGCCGCGGAAGTCTCGATCTCCGAGCGACAGGTTCGGACCCACCTTCACCGGCTCGCCGATCGGGACGCCCTCGACGTCGAGATTGAGGGCTGTGGATTCGTCTGGCGCGACGATGGGCTTCACCGGCTCAACGAGCACGGAGAGGTCGAGCTCGAGCCGGTCGACCTCGACGAGCTGACCGACGAGGAAAGTGCGGAAGTCGCCCGTATGGAATACTATTGGTGGAACTTCCGCACATCGGGACTGTCACTGTCGGTTCGCGGTCCTGGAGCAGCGGCGTCGGGCTCGACCGCCGATTACCTGACAGGGAACGGAGGTGACCCACCGCCACATGACGCCGACTGA
- a CDS encoding type II toxin-antitoxin system RelE family toxin, producing MTEVEYSDLAVEKLDSFEPNVAERVVNKVEEATEWTDHRLEQLTNSDYYKLRIGDYRAIIDWDRDGDVLFVVVVDHRDRVYDRYL from the coding sequence ATGACTGAGGTCGAGTACTCAGACCTGGCCGTCGAGAAACTCGACTCATTCGAACCAAATGTTGCGGAGCGAGTCGTGAACAAGGTTGAGGAAGCAACTGAGTGGACAGATCACCGTCTTGAGCAACTCACCAATTCCGATTACTACAAACTCAGGATCGGTGACTATCGTGCGATAATCGACTGGGACAGGGACGGTGATGTTCTATTCGTGGTGGTCGTCGACCACCGAGATCGCGTCTACGATCGCTACCTGTAA
- a CDS encoding type II toxin-antitoxin system HicB family antitoxin, translating into MRGLLDRLSGGQARDDQPDDDTLECRETATFEFDSADVGGLEQRVKRIEAVLETVTGSHPITLSQENGEWFAEEPDSGVTGNGESKAEAIAQLAEALGHDAGELEFSESFREELDTGAHQIEAGTTHSAEDVRSRLGIDD; encoded by the coding sequence ATGCGTGGGCTATTGGATCGTCTTTCTGGAGGCCAGGCCAGAGACGATCAACCGGACGATGATACCCTCGAGTGCCGGGAAACAGCCACCTTTGAGTTTGACAGCGCCGACGTAGGCGGGCTGGAACAAAGGGTCAAAAGAATCGAGGCCGTACTAGAAACCGTGACCGGCAGCCATCCCATTACCCTGTCCCAGGAGAACGGCGAGTGGTTCGCTGAGGAGCCGGACTCTGGGGTTACAGGGAACGGCGAGAGCAAGGCCGAGGCGATCGCCCAGCTGGCCGAAGCACTTGGCCACGATGCCGGCGAGCTTGAGTTTTCGGAGTCTTTTCGCGAGGAACTCGACACTGGCGCGCACCAGATCGAGGCCGGTACCACCCACTCGGCCGAGGACGTCCGCAGCCGCCTCGGCATAGATGACTGA
- a CDS encoding DUF7389 domain-containing protein, with amino-acid sequence MTDLDADQLVERTDTGVSITSKVTRGTGTRDQDVHTVKAKGHTLTDAIAKHKGAMRYLEAEVVDGARELQPAGEEVDA; translated from the coding sequence ATGACTGACCTCGACGCGGACCAGCTCGTCGAGCGGACCGATACGGGCGTCTCGATCACCTCGAAGGTGACGCGCGGCACCGGCACCCGCGACCAGGACGTCCACACGGTGAAGGCGAAGGGCCACACCCTCACCGACGCGATCGCGAAGCACAAGGGCGCCATGCGATACCTGGAGGCGGAAGTAGTCGACGGCGCCCGCGAGCTCCAGCCCGCCGGCGAGGAGGTTGACGCATGA